Below is a window of Candidatus Schekmanbacteria bacterium DNA.
AGATAAGAGGCTCAATATCTTTGCCGTATAGTTTTGCAAGTTTTTCTGCAACGCTTTTTATTGTCTGGGGTATTCCTGAACCAAGATTCAAGCTCATATAATCTGCACCGCTGTTTTCCAATGCTGCATGGTTTGCCGCGGCAATATCACGCACGGAAATGAAATCTCTGGTTTGTAAGCCGTCTTCATATACAACTGGTGGTTGATTGTTTTTTATCCTGCTCATAAAAATGGCTGCAACGCCCGTATAAGGATTTGAAAGGGATTGCCTTGGTCCATAGACATTGAAATAGCGAAATGCTACTACCGGAATTTTATATGTTTTTCCAATATTGAGAACCATATCTTCCTGCATTTTTTTTGTCAGAGCATAAATGGAATTGCAATGTTGTTCTTTTTTCTCATCAGTCGGAATTGGAGTGATTGGAGCACTGCAGATAGGACAGAAAAGCTCCCATTGCCCGCTTTTCATCTGTTCTTCTGTGCGTAAAGGTGGATTTACCTTCCCACATTTCTCACAATTGTATCTGCCTTCACCATAACTGCTCATTGAAGCTGCAATTATAATTTTTTCAATATTGTATTTGCCATTAACGATGAGATTGAGAAGATTTGAAGTGCCTCCCACATTTGTGTTCACATAGTAATCGATTTTGTATTGGGATTGTCCAACTCCAACAGCTGCTGCGTGATGTGATACAGCATCAACCCCCTTTAACGCTTTTGCGAGGTCATCAGGATTTCTTACATCTCCTTTGATGAATTCCGCATCCTTATTGAGGTGAGGCGGTTCTTTTCCGCCGGGATGTACCTGAGGGTCTAAATTATCGAAGATTCTTACTTCATAGCCTTCTTCTACAAGTTTATCTACTATGAATGAGCCAATAAATCCTGCTCCGCCTGTTACAAGAACTTTTTTAGCCATAACCTTTTTTCCTTCAAATTATATTTTTTTCAGAAGATTAGCACTCTCATAATCGGAGGTCAAGGAAGCGAAATTTAGAAATCTTTTGCGTTGTTTTTTTATTGGCTGATGGATAAATCAAAGTACATATTCATCTAATCATTCTTTGGCAGTTGCTTCTTCATTATCAAATGTTAGTTATTATGTACATTTATGACGAGCAAAGAGTTGACTTGTATAAGAAAAAGAGTTTTTGGCAGGATTTTTTATTCTTCGAAAATTAAAAAATTGACGATGCAGAAGGTACGAAATTATCCTATAATCAGCTTTGAATCCTTTATTTTTATGAAAGTGATGAAAAATTGAGAACAGAATATTTATTGACATTTGTTTTGGCCTTCCTTTTTTCTATTTATGGTACACCTTTAGCCATTGTGGCTGCAAAAAAGTTTGGAGTCGTTGACAAACCTGATGGAAAATTGAAAACACAAAAAGAACCTGTGCCTTATCTTGGTGGATTGGCAGTATATTTGTCCTTTCTTCTTTCTCTCGGAATGGTTTACGATTTTTCGCGTACAACTCTTGCCCTTATTCTTTCCGGCACAATAATAGTCCTTCTTGGTCTCATTGATGATTTCGGAGTGCTTTCGCCGGGTGTAAAATTTTTAGGTCAACTTATAGCAGTTTTCATTCTTTTAAAATCAGATGTTATGATTACTGTCGTTGCTCTTCCGCCGTGGCTTGCAATTTTGCTTACAATTTTTTGGATGGTTGGCATAATAAACGGATTCAATATAATAGATGTTATGGATGGATTGTCATCAGGCATTGCCTTTATTGCTTCTCTTGCCTTTTTTGTCGTTGCCGTAATAAATGGCGAGCCTTTTATAGCAATAATAAGTGTTGCTTTAGCAGGAAGTCTCTTGGGTTTTTTATATTACAATTCTGAACCAGCGCGAATATATCTTGGTGATACCGGTAGTATGTTTATTGGACTTATTCTTGGGGCGCTTGCAATGATTGGAAAATATAGTTTTAACAACAATGTAGGTTTTCTTGCCCCATTGGTTATTCTTGGTATGCCAATCTTTGATACACTTCTTGTAATGTATTTGAGGGCATTGAGGGGGCAATCTATGTTTTTGGGAAGCAGAGACCATTTTGCGCTTCGCCTCAGAAGATGGGCTCTTTCAGTGAGGAAAACGGTTCTTCTAAGCTATACAGTTTCTCTTATTCTTGCAATGATAGGAATTGTAATGATATATACTGACAATGAAACAACGCTTGCGCTTGTAAGTGTTATTCTACTTATATTCCTCTTAATAGCACGATGGTTAAAACGAATCGATGTCGGTTTCTGATAGAAAGATAACGGTCGTTCATATCATAACCAAACTGGAATTGGGCGGCGCACAACAAAATACTCTTTAT
It encodes the following:
- a CDS encoding SDR family NAD(P)-dependent oxidoreductase, with product MAKKVLVTGGAGFIGSFIVDKLVEEGYEVRIFDNLDPQVHPGGKEPPHLNKDAEFIKGDVRNPDDLAKALKGVDAVSHHAAAVGVGQSQYKIDYYVNTNVGGTSNLLNLIVNGKYNIEKIIIAASMSSYGEGRYNCEKCGKVNPPLRTEEQMKSGQWELFCPICSAPITPIPTDEKKEQHCNSIYALTKKMQEDMVLNIGKTYKIPVVAFRYFNVYGPRQSLSNPYTGVAAIFMSRIKNNQPPVVYEDGLQTRDFISVRDIAAANHAALENSGADYMSLNLGSGIPQTIKSVAEKLAKLYGKDIEPLILNKFRKGDVRHCYSDSTEIKKRLYTPSVSFEEGMKELIEWAETAYFEDKFEEAAKELQEKGLV
- a CDS encoding undecaprenyl/decaprenyl-phosphate alpha-N-acetylglucosaminyl 1-phosphate transferase; translated protein: MRTEYLLTFVLAFLFSIYGTPLAIVAAKKFGVVDKPDGKLKTQKEPVPYLGGLAVYLSFLLSLGMVYDFSRTTLALILSGTIIVLLGLIDDFGVLSPGVKFLGQLIAVFILLKSDVMITVVALPPWLAILLTIFWMVGIINGFNIIDVMDGLSSGIAFIASLAFFVVAVINGEPFIAIISVALAGSLLGFLYYNSEPARIYLGDTGSMFIGLILGALAMIGKYSFNNNVGFLAPLVILGMPIFDTLLVMYLRALRGQSMFLGSRDHFALRLRRWALSVRKTVLLSYTVSLILAMIGIVMIYTDNETTLALVSVILLIFLLIARWLKRIDVGF